A region of Lycium barbarum isolate Lr01 chromosome 1, ASM1917538v2, whole genome shotgun sequence DNA encodes the following proteins:
- the LOC132614826 gene encoding uncharacterized protein LOC132614826, giving the protein MAERFEAFNIGMGLVQEQNDSKGKVVRKNIVANLGNTLSLLPNTTPTSSNVSLAISPHLDPTYTITQIPSTYTPDQVAIIPNPQFAITTAQFEKSKKKELAISPYRRPGKEIKSLYHEDLGKELHNLRKVINEELCSRNFQILKYEDLCVHPNVELPSGCKIPKFNTFNGKGDPVAHLKDYCSRLIGIGHIEAIRMRLFIQSLSGSALYWYTKQDFSKWLTWEDMARGFIKQFEFNNGGDPHIADLLRIKKTPHESFQEYAIRWRLEASKIHPPLSERELISTFIQIQEDLYYDKLLGACAHNFSDLIRIGRELENAIQEGRIIDSSATQDVHQTFQAKILGNLQSEMKENQFASTTMHQAQCHKSHQIFQSYATMQCPRQQNSQQGHQQRFHQAQSSSQHQKKRKSFCFTPLNEPLANIFERLSAKGILQPKEGFIPKHPPSNFDLSKSCAYHSNIQGHDIEECPALRFKIQSMLSAKGILQPKEGFIPKHPPSNFDLSKSCAYHSNIQGHDIEECPALRFKIQSMIESGKIKLQLEPSTSDIANTNTTVVKGDSSKLAPRHLKRKRATSQAD; this is encoded by the exons ATGGCAGAGAGATTTGAAGCTTTCAACATCGGTATGGGTTTGGTGCAAGAGCAAAACGATAGCAAGGGAAAGGTGGTTCGAAAAAATATTGTAGCCAATCTGGGAAATACCttaagccttcttcctaacacaacccCAACTTCCAGCAACGTTTCCTTAGCCATTTCGCCTCACTTAGATCCTACCTATACCATTACACAAATACCTTCAACCTACACTCCCGATCAAGTAGCGATAATTCCTAATCCTCAATTTGCCATAACCACCGCTCAATTCGAGAAAAGTAAGAAAAAAGAACTGGCAATATCCCCATACAGGAGGCCTGGAAAGGAAATCAAGTCGCTTTACCATGAAGATTTGGGAAAAGAACTCCACAATTTGAGGAAAGTCATTAATGAAGAGTTATGTTCAAGGAATTTCCAGATTTTGAAGTATGAAGATTTGTGTGTGCATCCAAACGTTGAGCTTCCGTCAGGGTGCAAAATACCTAAGTTTAACACTTTCAATGGGAAGGGAGATCCCGTCGCTCATTTAAAGGATTATTGCAGCAGATTAATTGGTATTGGACATATTGAAGCCATACGAATGAGATTGTTCATTCAAAGTTTATCAGGATCAGCACTCTATTGGTACACTAAACAAGATTTTAGCAAATGGCTTACGTGGGAAGATATGGCCCGCGGATTTATAAAGCAATTCGAGTTTAACAATGGAGGCGATCCGCACATAGCCGATTTGCTTAGAATAAAGAAAACGCCACATGAATCTTTCCAAGAATATGCCATACGATGGAGGctagaagcttcaaaaatacatccTCCATTATCCGAGAGGGAATTGATCTCAACCTTCATCCAAATTCAGGAAGACTTATATTATGATAAGTTGCTCGGAGCTTGTGCACACAACTTCTCTGATTTGATTAGGATTGGTAGAGAACTAGAAAATGCCATTCAAGAAGGAAGAATTATAGATAGCTCAGCAACACAAGACGTTCACCAAACCTTCCAAGCGAAGATACTGGGAAATCTGCAAAGTGAAATGAAGGAAAACCAATTTGCTTCCACGACTATGCATCAAGCGCAATGCCATAAAAGTCACCAAATTTTTCAATCTTACGCCACCATGCAATGTCCTCGTCAGCAAAACTCCCAGCAAGGCCACCAACAACGGTTTCACCAAGCACAATCAAGCTCTCAACATCAAAAGAAGAGGAAATCTTTTTGCTTCACTCCTCTAAATGAACCACTGGCAAATATATTTGAGAGGTTGAGTGCTAAGGGTATTCTACAACCAAAGGAGGGATTTATACCTAAGCATCCACCGTCAAACTTTGATTTATCTAAGAGTTGTGCTTATCACTCAAACATTCAAGgacatgacattgaagaatgtccaGCACTAAGATTTAAGATTCAAAGCAT GTTGAGTGCTAAGGGTATTCTACAACCAAAGGAGGGATTTATACCTAAGCATCCACCGTCAAACTTTGATTTATCTAAGAGTTGTGCTTATCACTCAAACATTCAAGgacatgacattgaagaatgtccaGCACTAAGATTTAAGATTCAAAGCATGATTGAAAGTGGCAAAATAAAGCTACAGCTAGAGCCTTCAACCAGTGATATTGCAAACACAAACACAACTGTTGTTAAGGGCGATTCATCGAAACTGGCACCAAGGCATTTGAAAAGAAAGCGTGCAACAAGTCAAGCCGACTGA